From the Acidicapsa ligni genome, one window contains:
- a CDS encoding prolyl oligopeptidase family serine peptidase translates to MSNPVYAQNIHGGDHITLPPPPATEKVPVVDDYFGTKVTDNYRWLEDAKSAETRAFLDKQMAYTDHYLKQAKVRPEIADSLDALIHVTSWFTPVQRGDNFFFSKRLSSEEQASIYVRHGWLGVKGAAPKEERLVDPATLSRDPNTSVSLSGISEDGTLMVYGARQGGADEQEIHFLNVKTRKLLEDTLPPARYNSVDLAHDLGGVYYSRFTHTGSLVYFHKFGTRPSADTLLFGNEFRGEPLGEMDLISADVTEDGHYLELQISRGVPARREDIVFRDLRKPGAPFEVLVWGFDSRFSSMYAHGDWYVRTDYNAPNGRILKANPGVAPEAWETVVPEGANVIDDASIVGNKLFIHRLHDVKSETGIYTLQGKAAGTIAYSGIGSASGLSGEVTDRYGFYSFQSFIQPPTIYRYDTMTGKQEVFAQPKTPFESDQYELKQVFYQSKDGTRIPMFIAGKKGLQMDGSRRLLMTGYGGFNLSETAEWNPLFAAWMEQGGWFALPNLRAGGEYGESWHKQGMFEKKQNVFDDFYSAAEYLITNHYTSSAHFAITGRSNGGLLMGAAMTQRPDLFGAIWCGYPLLDMLRYQKFLLGRLWTTEYGSAENEKQFAYIEKYSPYQNVEQGKAYPAIMFFTGDSDTRVDPLHARKMTPMMQAASSSGRPILLHYSLKSGHSAGVSAAQLIDDYADQLAFLWTETGGGK, encoded by the coding sequence ATGTCTAATCCTGTCTATGCCCAGAACATTCACGGCGGCGATCACATCACGCTGCCTCCGCCGCCTGCCACGGAAAAAGTGCCGGTGGTCGATGACTACTTTGGCACCAAGGTCACGGATAACTATCGCTGGCTTGAAGATGCGAAAAGCGCTGAGACGCGTGCTTTTCTCGACAAGCAGATGGCGTACACCGACCACTACCTGAAGCAGGCGAAGGTGCGGCCAGAGATTGCCGACAGCCTCGATGCGCTGATCCATGTCACGAGCTGGTTCACGCCTGTACAGCGCGGGGACAACTTTTTCTTTTCGAAGCGGCTTTCGAGTGAGGAACAGGCTTCTATCTACGTGCGACATGGCTGGCTGGGCGTGAAGGGCGCTGCGCCCAAAGAGGAGCGATTGGTTGATCCGGCCACGCTCAGTCGCGATCCGAATACGTCTGTCTCTCTGTCGGGCATATCGGAAGACGGAACGCTGATGGTGTATGGCGCACGCCAGGGCGGTGCAGACGAGCAGGAGATTCATTTCCTCAACGTGAAAACGCGCAAGCTGCTGGAAGATACGTTGCCTCCAGCACGCTATAACAGTGTGGACCTGGCGCATGATCTTGGTGGCGTGTATTACTCCCGATTTACGCACACGGGATCGCTGGTCTACTTTCACAAATTTGGTACTCGCCCGAGCGCGGACACGTTGCTGTTTGGCAATGAATTTCGTGGCGAGCCGCTGGGCGAAATGGACCTTATCTCCGCAGATGTAACCGAGGATGGTCACTATCTCGAACTCCAGATCAGCCGCGGTGTTCCTGCCCGGCGCGAAGATATTGTCTTTCGCGATCTGCGCAAGCCGGGTGCTCCGTTTGAGGTGCTGGTGTGGGGATTCGACTCGAGATTTTCGTCGATGTATGCGCACGGTGACTGGTATGTTCGCACCGACTACAACGCGCCGAATGGCCGCATTCTAAAGGCGAATCCAGGTGTTGCTCCAGAGGCATGGGAGACGGTTGTTCCCGAGGGCGCGAATGTCATCGACGACGCGAGCATTGTTGGCAATAAGCTGTTCATTCATCGACTGCATGATGTGAAATCCGAGACCGGTATTTACACGCTGCAAGGCAAGGCCGCGGGAACGATTGCTTACTCGGGCATAGGTTCCGCTTCAGGACTCAGCGGTGAAGTGACCGATCGTTATGGCTTCTATAGTTTTCAGTCGTTCATCCAGCCGCCAACGATTTATCGCTACGACACGATGACCGGCAAGCAGGAGGTCTTTGCGCAGCCGAAGACTCCCTTTGAATCGGATCAATATGAGTTGAAACAGGTCTTCTACCAGTCCAAGGATGGCACTCGCATCCCCATGTTTATTGCGGGTAAAAAAGGACTGCAGATGGATGGATCGCGGCGGTTGTTGATGACCGGGTATGGCGGTTTTAATCTCAGCGAAACTGCGGAATGGAATCCACTGTTTGCCGCATGGATGGAGCAGGGAGGCTGGTTTGCGCTGCCAAATCTGCGTGCGGGCGGCGAGTACGGAGAGTCGTGGCATAAGCAGGGAATGTTTGAAAAGAAGCAGAATGTCTTCGATGATTTTTACTCTGCGGCGGAATATCTGATCACCAATCACTACACTTCGTCGGCACATTTTGCCATCACCGGGCGCTCGAATGGCGGTCTGTTGATGGGCGCGGCAATGACGCAGCGGCCTGATCTCTTTGGCGCGATCTGGTGCGGCTATCCTCTGCTGGATATGCTGCGCTATCAGAAGTTTTTGCTGGGGCGCCTGTGGACAACGGAGTACGGCTCCGCAGAGAACGAAAAGCAATTCGCCTATATCGAAAAGTATTCGCCTTATCAGAACGTCGAGCAGGGTAAGGCTTATCCAGCGATCATGTTCTTCACCGGGGACAGCGATACACGCGTCGATCCGCTGCACGCGCGAAAGATGACTCCGATGATGCAGGCTGCGAGTTCGAGCGGACGACCCATTCTGCTGCACTACAGCCTCAAGAGCGGGCATAGCGCTGGAGTATCCGCTGCGCAATTGATTGACGATTATGCGGATCAACTGGCGTTTCTATGGACTGAGACAGGCGGCGGCAAGTAA
- a CDS encoding plasmid mobilization protein — MRRTVAASDPPLENFSSLLERLAQRVNTLEDEGNLEDNFEGRLDGKLGTAGTRVSTPALRSSSGTRLKPIDPLPTSERQRKQEGISLSYEQALRAHSRYRPTSDSILPVNSTAAAGTMRSQHSQARNETQPVGKASPAPQPLQAGKRGVKKQTKTAKYKTGRRIAGSDPSPLAQPKGRADKWSTMASKTAAKTAIKTASKTAEPAEIVRAERELAVIRSADNRMQTQRTTAVSARLSLEESIRLRSRAAESGMSVPAYLRSCVLEADELRTQVKQALIAMRAQSLESAPRQLATPPVAQGNAGPGRLLFKFAAFFFGDRNLLRRSA; from the coding sequence ATGCGTCGAACTGTAGCGGCATCCGATCCTCCCCTTGAGAACTTCTCCAGTTTGCTGGAGAGGCTGGCCCAGCGAGTGAACACGTTGGAGGATGAGGGCAATCTCGAAGACAATTTCGAGGGCCGACTCGACGGCAAGCTGGGCACCGCCGGGACACGTGTCTCTACGCCTGCGTTGCGTTCCTCCTCTGGCACCCGATTGAAGCCGATAGATCCTCTGCCGACGAGCGAGCGGCAACGGAAGCAGGAGGGGATATCCCTCAGCTACGAACAGGCGCTGCGAGCCCATTCGCGATATCGCCCCACTTCTGATTCGATCCTTCCAGTGAATTCAACTGCTGCTGCCGGTACGATGCGTTCGCAGCATTCGCAGGCCAGAAACGAGACGCAGCCGGTGGGGAAAGCTTCCCCAGCGCCCCAGCCATTGCAGGCAGGAAAAAGAGGGGTGAAGAAGCAGACCAAAACCGCGAAATACAAGACTGGAAGACGTATAGCCGGATCCGATCCGTCGCCTCTGGCTCAACCAAAAGGCCGCGCTGATAAATGGAGCACGATGGCGAGCAAAACAGCGGCCAAGACTGCGATCAAAACAGCGAGCAAGACAGCCGAGCCGGCTGAAATCGTGCGTGCCGAGCGCGAGCTTGCGGTGATACGGTCTGCGGATAATCGCATGCAGACTCAACGGACTACTGCGGTTTCTGCACGGCTTAGTCTTGAGGAGTCTATCCGTTTGCGAAGCCGTGCGGCAGAATCAGGAATGTCGGTACCGGCATATTTGCGATCGTGCGTGTTGGAGGCAGACGAACTGCGGACCCAGGTGAAACAGGCGCTGATTGCAATGCGCGCTCAGTCACTGGAATCCGCACCGCGACAGTTGGCGACCCCACCAGTCGCGCAGGGAAATGCTGGTCCGGGGAGGCTCTTGTTCAAGTTTGCAGCCTTCTTTTTCGGTGACCGAAATCTGCTTCGACGCAGTGCGTGA
- a CDS encoding NAD(P)/FAD-dependent oxidoreductase, with the protein MKTQRAIIIGAGPAGLTVALELLRRTGIQPIVLEASSVIGGISRTVNYKGNRMDIGGHRFFSKSDRVMQWWLDLMPMETGRTEGGQLRYKGQQRSLPVASTAQIREEIQSENDDADLVMLLRQRKSRIYFLRRFFDYPIRLTADTLLQLGLLRTCKAGLSYLRAALLPRREEHTLEDFLINRFGWQLYHLFFESYTEKVWGVPCNRISAEWGAQRIKGLSLRGIVVHFMKKNFRRINVRRRTSASPEAIAQKNTETSLIEQFLYPKLGPGQLWEHVASLIQQAGGELHFEISVDRLVISGNRVLAVEAIGADGQRITFPGDFVFSTMPVQELMRAFSAPVPKEILAVSEGLVYRDFITVGLLASKLAVHEKDGSPLKDNWIYIQEPDVQVGRVQIFNNWSPAMVADSSTSWIGLEYFCYETDALWKMSDEEITALASEEIARIGILRAEDILDSHVVRMPKTYPAYFGTYDQFDRIRDYTDSFENLFLIGRNGMHKYNNQDHSMLTAMTAVDNIVQGITDKANLWKINTEMEYNEEK; encoded by the coding sequence ATGAAAACTCAACGCGCCATCATAATTGGCGCAGGTCCGGCAGGCCTTACGGTCGCGCTTGAACTCCTGCGTAGAACGGGCATCCAACCGATCGTTCTTGAGGCCTCAAGCGTCATTGGCGGCATCAGTAGAACTGTGAATTACAAAGGTAACCGGATGGACATCGGAGGTCACCGGTTTTTTTCGAAATCAGACCGGGTGATGCAGTGGTGGCTTGATCTTATGCCCATGGAAACTGGGCGGACAGAAGGCGGCCAACTCCGATACAAGGGGCAGCAGCGCAGCCTGCCGGTCGCCTCGACGGCGCAAATCCGGGAAGAAATTCAGAGCGAAAATGACGACGCAGATCTGGTGATGCTCCTGCGCCAGCGGAAGAGCCGAATCTATTTTCTTCGCAGATTTTTCGACTACCCGATTCGGCTGACGGCAGACACCTTGCTGCAACTTGGGCTGCTGCGCACATGCAAAGCGGGGTTGAGCTATCTTCGGGCGGCTTTGCTTCCTCGCCGTGAGGAGCACACGCTGGAGGATTTTCTAATCAACCGCTTTGGCTGGCAGCTCTACCATCTTTTTTTTGAGTCCTACACGGAGAAAGTCTGGGGAGTTCCCTGCAATCGGATCAGTGCGGAGTGGGGCGCACAGCGTATCAAAGGCCTTTCTTTGCGGGGCATTGTTGTGCATTTCATGAAAAAGAATTTCAGACGCATAAATGTACGACGCAGAACCTCGGCATCGCCTGAAGCGATTGCGCAGAAAAATACGGAAACTTCCCTGATCGAGCAGTTCCTTTATCCAAAGCTTGGTCCGGGGCAGTTGTGGGAGCATGTCGCGAGCCTTATCCAGCAGGCGGGCGGCGAGTTGCACTTTGAGATTTCCGTGGATCGGCTCGTCATTTCTGGGAATCGCGTATTGGCTGTCGAGGCCATTGGAGCCGATGGGCAACGGATCACCTTTCCCGGGGATTTTGTTTTCTCCACCATGCCGGTCCAGGAACTGATGCGTGCGTTTTCCGCGCCGGTACCGAAGGAGATTCTCGCTGTGAGCGAGGGGCTGGTTTATCGCGACTTCATTACCGTGGGACTGCTCGCCTCGAAGCTTGCAGTGCATGAGAAAGACGGGAGTCCGCTGAAAGACAATTGGATTTATATCCAGGAGCCGGACGTCCAGGTTGGCCGTGTGCAGATCTTCAATAACTGGAGTCCGGCGATGGTTGCAGATTCCTCTACCAGTTGGATTGGCCTCGAATACTTTTGCTACGAAACGGATGCTCTATGGAAGATGAGCGACGAGGAGATTACTGCCCTAGCCAGCGAGGAGATTGCGCGTATCGGAATTCTGCGCGCCGAAGATATTCTCGATTCTCACGTTGTGCGAATGCCGAAGACCTATCCAGCTTACTTTGGGACATACGATCAGTTCGATCGCATCCGCGACTATACGGATAGCTTTGAAAATCTATTTCTCATCGGTCGAAATGGAATGCATAAATACAACAATCAGGATCACTCCATGCTGACAGCAATGACCGCCGTCGATAACATCGTGCAGGGCATTACTGACAAAGCAAACTTGTGGAAGATCAATACTGAGATGGAATACAACGAAGAGAAGTGA
- a CDS encoding polysaccharide biosynthesis/export family protein: MKLTNILLTGLLMLPCPFWAQEAAAPEAKFVPPGLAPGDQIDVRMFDFPDIGGGPLHLHVAEDGSLHLPYAGKVPVEGMSPAAVERAIEGSLVEKGIVKRPTVSVDVVSAVNMTVQVLGEVKSPKALPIYAPAPVSFIMGQVGGITGLASHHLTILHHSEQMPTSLEYDPDSPSPATLNAMVQPGDILNVSRLGVYFVAGEVNRPGIFPLGGAINVGTASPTVGGIGVTNNLTLLQALAQAGGVTAIAKRSKMHILRTVNGKREEIIVDQLKLSNGEVADPLIHADDIIYVPSSYIRLQTNNIFSTAISSVYAAGELKNY; this comes from the coding sequence GTGAAACTGACAAACATTCTCCTTACAGGTTTATTGATGCTTCCATGCCCATTTTGGGCTCAAGAAGCAGCAGCCCCGGAAGCAAAGTTTGTTCCACCGGGACTGGCACCGGGCGACCAGATCGATGTGCGCATGTTTGATTTCCCCGATATTGGTGGGGGACCTCTGCATCTGCATGTGGCTGAGGATGGAAGCCTTCACCTGCCATACGCAGGCAAGGTTCCGGTCGAGGGAATGTCCCCGGCAGCAGTCGAACGTGCAATTGAAGGATCATTGGTCGAAAAAGGAATTGTAAAGCGGCCAACCGTTTCCGTCGATGTTGTATCTGCAGTCAATATGACGGTCCAGGTGCTGGGAGAAGTAAAAAGCCCCAAGGCGCTCCCGATCTATGCCCCAGCCCCGGTCTCTTTCATCATGGGTCAAGTAGGCGGCATTACAGGCCTCGCCTCGCATCATCTGACGATTCTTCATCACAGCGAGCAGATGCCGACTTCTCTGGAATACGATCCTGATTCGCCCTCGCCAGCCACATTGAACGCAATGGTGCAGCCTGGAGACATCCTGAACGTAAGCCGTCTGGGAGTGTATTTTGTGGCTGGCGAAGTCAACCGTCCCGGAATCTTTCCTCTCGGCGGCGCAATTAACGTCGGTACAGCCAGCCCGACAGTTGGAGGTATCGGCGTGACCAATAACCTCACGCTGCTACAGGCTCTGGCGCAGGCCGGTGGCGTTACGGCGATTGCCAAGCGCTCCAAGATGCACATTCTGCGGACTGTCAACGGCAAGCGGGAAGAAATCATTGTTGACCAGCTAAAGTTGTCCAACGGTGAAGTTGCGGATCCGCTTATCCACGCGGACGACATCATCTATGTCCCGTCCAGCTATATTCGTCTGCAAACGAATAACATATTCTCGACGGCCATCAGCAGCGTTTATGCGGCAGGCGAACTCAAAAACTACTAA
- the murJ gene encoding murein biosynthesis integral membrane protein MurJ, with product MSNLPPASQQDKIGSPAVGPRPSPPSRLARVLGMLRPSHSHTAYTATVLLMVSAVLSRLMGLVRVKYFALLFGRDMQADALNAAFVLPDMISYFLVGGAASITFVTILTRYRDTGREAQGERSLSVILTTMVLVLTGAILIAELLAPWFIRAWFPGFDEVKAALCVSLTRILLPAQLCFFAGGVFGAVLLVRKQFSIQAVTPLIYNLGTIVGGVLLYKKIGVSSVAIGTVAGAFVGPFLLNAIGAWRVGTRYRPLLDWQDEGFREWVRLSIPLMVGISLVTADNWIIAHFASKTDGAVSVMNYAKQLFTAPMAVLAQAAGAASMPFFARLWAQEKRYEFATEVADSVSRVAAMGILAASGMIALAPALVDLVLRGGKFDSAASSQTAVFFAVFSISLFLWSAQAIYARAFYAAGNTLVPMVAGTIVTLVSLPIYASFYHFHGAMGLAIASDLGIALQTASLAVLLHQRRMVSLASIDVRELGRCVVAGAIGGAVVWLAVTAAGRVVPGHNRWIDLAELIVGGAIWLAVAGGLLDRLGSALPRMALTRLGLVRRAG from the coding sequence GTGAGCAATCTCCCACCAGCGAGTCAACAGGACAAAATCGGCTCTCCCGCCGTCGGTCCGCGTCCCTCGCCGCCGTCGCGTCTTGCACGCGTGCTGGGGATGCTGCGCCCATCGCACAGCCACACCGCCTATACCGCGACGGTGCTGCTGATGGTTTCGGCTGTACTCTCGCGACTTATGGGGCTGGTGCGGGTCAAGTATTTTGCGTTGCTCTTTGGCCGCGACATGCAGGCGGATGCGTTAAACGCTGCGTTCGTGCTGCCCGACATGATTTCCTATTTTCTCGTCGGCGGTGCAGCCTCCATCACCTTCGTGACCATCCTCACCCGATACAGGGACACAGGCCGCGAAGCGCAGGGAGAACGATCACTCTCCGTCATTCTCACTACGATGGTCCTGGTGCTTACAGGCGCCATTCTCATAGCTGAATTGCTCGCTCCATGGTTCATCCGCGCATGGTTTCCCGGCTTCGATGAAGTTAAGGCTGCATTGTGTGTGAGCCTCACGCGGATCCTCCTTCCAGCCCAGTTATGCTTCTTCGCTGGCGGTGTTTTTGGCGCCGTTTTATTGGTTCGAAAGCAGTTCAGCATTCAAGCTGTGACGCCGTTGATCTATAACCTCGGCACGATCGTCGGCGGTGTCTTGCTGTACAAAAAGATCGGCGTATCTTCGGTGGCCATCGGCACGGTCGCAGGGGCATTTGTCGGACCGTTTCTTCTCAATGCCATAGGCGCGTGGCGCGTGGGAACTCGGTATCGCCCCCTCCTCGATTGGCAGGACGAGGGCTTTCGAGAATGGGTGCGCTTGTCGATTCCGCTGATGGTCGGCATCTCGCTGGTTACAGCGGATAACTGGATCATCGCCCATTTTGCGTCCAAGACCGACGGTGCAGTCTCCGTCATGAACTACGCCAAGCAACTCTTCACCGCGCCGATGGCCGTTCTCGCGCAGGCCGCAGGCGCAGCATCCATGCCATTTTTCGCGCGCCTCTGGGCACAGGAAAAGCGCTATGAATTCGCCACAGAGGTTGCCGATTCCGTCTCGCGTGTCGCGGCTATGGGGATACTTGCTGCTTCAGGAATGATCGCCCTGGCCCCCGCACTGGTGGATCTCGTTCTGCGCGGAGGCAAGTTCGATTCCGCAGCCTCGTCGCAGACAGCAGTCTTCTTCGCGGTCTTTTCGATCTCGTTATTTCTCTGGTCGGCCCAGGCCATCTACGCACGTGCCTTTTACGCGGCAGGCAACACGCTGGTCCCAATGGTTGCGGGCACTATCGTTACGCTGGTTTCGTTGCCCATTTACGCCTCGTTTTACCACTTCCACGGCGCAATGGGTCTTGCGATAGCCTCTGACCTCGGCATCGCCCTGCAGACGGCTTCGCTGGCCGTACTGCTGCATCAGCGGCGCATGGTATCCCTCGCCAGCATCGACGTGCGGGAGCTTGGCCGCTGTGTCGTCGCCGGAGCAATCGGCGGCGCCGTCGTCTGGCTGGCGGTAACTGCTGCCGGCAGAGTGGTGCCAGGACACAACCGCTGGATCGATCTGGCAGAGCTCATCGTCGGCGGCGCAATCTGGCTCGCGGTCGCTGGAGGACTGCTCGACCGGCTCGGCTCTGCGCTGCCTAGAATGGCGCTGACCCGCCTGGGACTCGTTCGCAGGGCTGGCTAG
- a CDS encoding polysaccharide biosynthesis tyrosine autokinase, with translation MTTNPQSTTNKLSESSINISDITRIMRKYGVYLLGLALLGGTLATIWAKFQTPQYDAETFVHLDQHSSISIGSGGPSDEYGLKMMTQIIGFQNPNVAVLTMRKLGLQKNLIFNGPTPADLENPVQRDQLVQRFEASLSVSQVPKSELLSIKFRSRSPALAAVVVNTLVDTYLEESFEQRYRSTKDITGYMTTQTDALKGKIQTEQNDLLNAEAKLGILAQSATSDSSLLLSEMTGLLSERVKVQGDRFIAQAEYQNMVNHPDASISSDVPGAGALNGIQSEIASTEAQVSALEDKYGPNYQPLQQAQAQLASLKRSQLDIRSKALKGAAENLERAQKSEQSISDRLQTLQKESEGRAPDTVRYEILKAQYISDQTLYNVLLTAMGTGAIQAGMQSQELNRFSTAQVPGIKSYPNVRVDAMAGTAAGLLVALLIVGIIVMNSDTVQTVDQIEDALPLPILASVPEYKEDLAEMRISDEILPLVTLLAPRSAGTEAYRLLRTAITLMPVSQKHRVISLTSCGPGEGKSTTSLNLAVVLATQSKRVLLIDADLRKPTIAQRLKLPATDQPGLSRFLSDTTVFPEECIQKVPEVTGLDVITVQEVPPFPSELLGQGRLEELLTWARDHYDYVLIDTPPVLLVTDALIVASHCDTLLIVVRIGVAQKRALRRIRQDLAKYPGKQTGIVVNALPHSDTYYGGYGNYRKYYGGKGYGGSGSYYGSGSATVVSKK, from the coding sequence GTGACGACAAATCCCCAATCGACAACGAATAAACTCTCCGAGAGCTCGATTAACATTTCAGATATTACGCGCATAATGCGTAAGTACGGCGTGTATCTGCTCGGCTTGGCACTTCTTGGCGGGACATTGGCGACGATCTGGGCGAAGTTTCAAACTCCTCAGTATGATGCGGAAACCTTTGTCCATCTCGACCAGCACAGCTCCATCAGCATTGGATCTGGCGGACCAAGCGATGAGTATGGACTGAAGATGATGACCCAGATTATCGGGTTTCAGAATCCCAACGTGGCCGTGCTGACCATGCGCAAGCTGGGTCTGCAGAAGAACCTCATCTTCAACGGACCAACCCCGGCAGATCTCGAAAATCCAGTGCAGCGCGATCAGCTCGTCCAGAGGTTTGAAGCCTCGCTGAGCGTCTCGCAGGTGCCAAAGTCGGAACTGCTGTCGATCAAATTTCGCAGCAGAAGCCCCGCGCTCGCCGCAGTTGTCGTCAACACGCTCGTCGATACATATCTCGAGGAGAGTTTCGAGCAGCGATATCGCAGCACCAAAGACATCACCGGGTACATGACCACCCAGACGGATGCACTCAAAGGTAAGATTCAAACCGAGCAAAATGACCTCTTGAATGCTGAGGCCAAGCTCGGAATCCTTGCTCAGAGCGCAACCTCTGATTCCAGTCTCCTGTTGAGCGAAATGACCGGCTTGCTCTCAGAGCGGGTTAAAGTCCAGGGCGACCGGTTTATCGCGCAAGCGGAATACCAGAACATGGTCAACCATCCCGACGCGAGCATCTCCTCCGATGTGCCGGGAGCTGGCGCATTGAATGGAATCCAGTCGGAAATCGCTTCCACAGAAGCCCAGGTCTCAGCTCTGGAAGACAAATACGGGCCGAACTATCAACCCCTCCAGCAAGCCCAGGCTCAACTTGCCAGCCTTAAGCGCAGCCAGCTCGATATTCGTTCCAAAGCGCTCAAGGGCGCTGCCGAAAACCTGGAGCGTGCGCAGAAATCTGAGCAGAGCATTTCGGATCGCCTTCAGACATTGCAGAAGGAATCCGAAGGACGAGCACCGGACACCGTCCGCTACGAGATTTTGAAAGCTCAGTACATCAGCGATCAGACTCTCTATAACGTGCTCCTCACGGCAATGGGAACAGGCGCCATTCAGGCCGGCATGCAGTCGCAGGAGCTGAATCGCTTCTCCACGGCGCAGGTTCCGGGCATCAAATCCTATCCCAACGTGCGTGTCGATGCTATGGCGGGTACAGCCGCAGGCCTCCTCGTTGCACTGCTGATCGTCGGAATTATCGTGATGAACAGCGATACAGTGCAGACTGTCGATCAGATCGAAGACGCTCTGCCTCTTCCGATTCTCGCTTCCGTTCCGGAGTACAAAGAAGATCTGGCGGAAATGCGCATCTCGGACGAGATTCTGCCTCTCGTGACGCTGCTCGCGCCACGCTCGGCAGGCACCGAGGCCTACCGTCTTCTGCGAACGGCCATAACGCTCATGCCTGTCAGCCAGAAGCATCGCGTCATCTCACTGACCAGTTGCGGACCGGGTGAAGGAAAGTCCACAACTTCTCTAAACCTGGCGGTAGTTCTGGCGACGCAGTCCAAGCGCGTTCTGCTGATCGACGCCGATCTGCGCAAGCCTACGATCGCGCAGAGACTCAAGCTGCCCGCCACGGATCAGCCAGGATTGAGCCGTTTCCTAAGCGATACGACCGTCTTTCCGGAAGAGTGCATCCAGAAGGTACCGGAAGTGACCGGGCTCGACGTGATCACGGTGCAAGAGGTTCCGCCATTCCCCTCTGAGCTGCTCGGGCAGGGGCGTCTGGAAGAGCTGCTGACATGGGCTCGTGATCATTACGACTATGTCCTGATCGATACGCCGCCCGTCTTGCTGGTCACGGACGCGCTGATCGTCGCCTCCCACTGCGATACTCTGCTCATCGTTGTTCGCATCGGTGTTGCACAAAAGCGAGCCTTGCGCAGGATTCGCCAGGATCTGGCTAAATATCCTGGAAAGCAAACCGGCATAGTCGTCAACGCCCTGCCGCACTCGGACACCTACTACGGTGGCTATGGCAATTACCGAAAGTATTATGGGGGTAAAGGCTACGGCGGTAGCGGCAGCTACTATGGCTCCGGAAGCGCCACAGTGGTGTCTAAAAAATAA